One segment of candidate division KSB1 bacterium DNA contains the following:
- a CDS encoding heterodisulfide reductase-related iron-sulfur binding cluster yields the protein MPETPTREIFAHFPMWMQLVFYAVAGIASLAFLYGFYRRYQKYRRGHSVNRFDHPGRRLVRALTTIAQNRTIFHRDTYAGVSHFLIFWGFTFLFIGTVIVAIDHDFLRFFGLKMLQGPFYLWFSLILDVWGVLFLAGLVMMMVRRTSFRLPQLDYTRADSQNGRYDRSGFVFDDRMFLWLLLLIGVTGYLIEGFRIAERMPPFERWSPVGWLLAKATNGLGLQAQVIPLHLTAWWIHALLVMVFLAYLPYSKAMHIFTDTANLIFKDEMAARRLPKPFAGAKKPGYHTITDFTWKELLDLDACTKCGRCHVACPANAAGTTLSPRDLILDLRTFADATFRTSEWFRQKFLPDSKWPANGNGSIDVAQQVIRPETLWSCTTCMACVAACPVGIEHLTHIVQMRRNLVDAGTLDNNLQGALQNLGEYGNSFGQSPKNRAKWTQKLAFKIKDARKEQVEYLWYVGDFASFDPRLQNISRTVAEVFNKAGVDFGILYDAEKNSGNDVRRVGEEGLYEMLVEDNLATLKKAKFKEIVTTDPHTLNTFRNEYPEFGGNYTVHHYTGLLAKLIDEGRLKFNRRLNYTVTYHDPCYLARYNRETNAPRRVMAALGVELREMPRCRENTFCCGAGGGRIWMDTSNEKKRTSEQRIEEALGLGGVKYFVTACPKDYTMYTDAVKTSGNEGKIEVKDLIELVAEAMA from the coding sequence ATGCCCGAAACTCCCACCCGCGAAATCTTCGCGCATTTTCCGATGTGGATGCAACTGGTGTTTTATGCCGTTGCCGGGATCGCCTCGCTGGCGTTTCTGTATGGCTTCTACCGCCGTTATCAAAAATATCGTCGCGGCCACAGCGTCAACCGCTTCGACCATCCCGGCCGGCGCCTTGTCCGCGCACTCACAACCATTGCGCAAAATCGCACGATCTTTCACCGCGACACGTATGCCGGCGTTTCACACTTTCTCATTTTTTGGGGCTTCACCTTTCTGTTCATCGGCACGGTGATCGTCGCCATCGATCACGATTTCCTGCGGTTTTTCGGCCTCAAGATGCTGCAGGGCCCGTTTTATCTCTGGTTCTCGCTGATCCTGGATGTTTGGGGCGTGCTTTTTCTGGCAGGCCTGGTGATGATGATGGTGCGCCGGACTTCGTTCCGGCTGCCGCAGCTCGATTACACCCGTGCCGATTCGCAGAACGGCAGGTATGATCGTTCCGGATTTGTCTTCGATGACCGCATGTTCCTCTGGCTGCTCCTGCTGATCGGCGTCACGGGATATTTGATCGAGGGCTTTCGCATCGCCGAGAGGATGCCGCCTTTCGAGCGCTGGTCGCCGGTGGGCTGGCTGCTCGCCAAAGCAACAAATGGCTTGGGATTACAAGCGCAGGTGATTCCGTTGCACCTCACGGCGTGGTGGATCCACGCGCTGCTGGTGATGGTGTTTCTCGCGTATTTGCCGTACTCCAAGGCGATGCATATTTTCACCGATACGGCGAATCTCATTTTCAAAGACGAAATGGCGGCGCGGCGTCTGCCCAAACCCTTCGCGGGCGCGAAAAAGCCGGGCTATCACACAATCACGGATTTTACCTGGAAGGAGCTGCTCGATCTCGACGCCTGCACCAAATGCGGCCGCTGCCATGTTGCCTGTCCTGCCAACGCCGCCGGCACCACACTCTCGCCACGCGATTTGATTCTCGATCTGCGCACCTTCGCCGACGCCACTTTCCGCACCAGTGAATGGTTCCGGCAAAAATTTTTGCCTGACTCCAAATGGCCCGCCAATGGCAACGGCAGCATTGATGTGGCGCAGCAGGTGATTCGTCCGGAAACCCTGTGGAGCTGCACCACCTGCATGGCCTGCGTCGCAGCCTGTCCCGTGGGCATTGAGCATCTGACTCACATCGTGCAGATGCGCCGCAATTTGGTGGATGCCGGCACACTCGACAACAACTTGCAAGGGGCGCTGCAAAACCTCGGTGAGTATGGCAACTCGTTCGGGCAGTCGCCCAAGAACCGCGCCAAGTGGACGCAGAAGCTGGCGTTCAAAATCAAAGACGCGCGCAAAGAGCAGGTCGAGTATTTGTGGTATGTGGGAGATTTTGCCTCGTTCGATCCGCGTCTGCAAAATATTTCCCGCACTGTCGCCGAGGTTTTCAACAAAGCCGGCGTGGATTTCGGCATTCTCTATGACGCTGAAAAAAATTCCGGCAATGATGTGCGCCGAGTCGGCGAAGAGGGGCTTTACGAAATGCTGGTGGAAGACAATCTGGCGACGCTCAAGAAGGCCAAATTCAAGGAGATCGTCACGACGGATCCTCACACGCTCAATACTTTCCGGAATGAGTATCCCGAGTTCGGCGGAAATTACACGGTTCACCACTACACCGGCTTGCTGGCGAAGCTGATCGACGAGGGCAGGTTGAAATTCAACCGGAGGCTGAATTATACCGTCACCTACCACGATCCCTGCTATCTCGCGCGCTATAATCGTGAAACCAATGCGCCGCGCAGAGTGATGGCGGCACTGGGCGTGGAATTGCGCGAAATGCCGCGCTGCCGTGAAAATACGTTCTGCTGCGGTGCCGGCGGCGGCAGGATTTGGATGGACACTTCGAACGAGAAAAAGCGCACGAGTGAGCAGCGGATCGAGGAAGCGCTCGGCCTGGGTGGGGTGAAATACTTCGTCACCGCCTGCCCGAAAGACTACACCATGTACACCGACGCAGTGAAGACTTCCGGCAATGAGGGCAAGATCGAAGTGAAAGATTTGATCGAGCTGGTGGCGGAGGCAATGGCATAG
- a CDS encoding radical SAM protein, with protein sequence MAKVTIPSYLQAEQFQISPDYVRISMAAAIELRLKPGRLLRDCRCGCINLLQNYPEGCYANCTYCGLARERPGVPEDNTFIRVAWPLYPTDLVAEKIAEKEAKDGVGRVCIAQVQDHRAYDDLIDMTRRIRRVAKEVPISALVSATTLNEERLYKIKEAGADIIGVGLDAASEEVFYNTRGKGARSPHDWDHHWQIIRAARRLFGPMKVNCHIIVGLGETDRELVDLFYQLKSEQIAGYLFSFNPEPGTAMQEAPRAPIQRWRRIQLVKYLIENYDLPPDAIEFDAPGNIARLEAPDIGVDAAIDTGLPFMTNGCPDRDGVMACNRPYGSYRPGEEYRDYPFVPNTDDLVVIRKQMKLDEVWAKIS encoded by the coding sequence ATGGCCAAAGTAACGATCCCCTCTTACCTGCAAGCGGAACAATTTCAAATCAGCCCGGATTATGTGCGCATCAGCATGGCGGCGGCGATCGAGCTGCGCTTGAAGCCCGGCCGTTTGCTGCGCGATTGCCGTTGCGGCTGCATCAACCTGCTGCAGAATTATCCCGAAGGCTGTTATGCCAATTGCACCTATTGCGGCCTCGCGCGCGAACGGCCCGGTGTGCCGGAAGACAATACGTTCATTCGCGTGGCGTGGCCGCTTTATCCGACGGATTTGGTCGCCGAGAAAATCGCGGAGAAGGAAGCGAAAGACGGCGTGGGTCGCGTTTGCATTGCGCAAGTGCAGGATCATCGCGCGTACGATGATTTGATCGACATGACGCGGCGCATCCGGCGCGTTGCCAAAGAAGTACCGATCTCCGCGTTGGTGAGCGCCACGACGCTGAACGAGGAGCGGCTCTACAAAATCAAAGAGGCCGGCGCGGACATTATCGGTGTCGGGTTGGATGCGGCCTCCGAAGAAGTTTTTTATAACACGCGCGGCAAAGGCGCGCGCAGCCCGCACGATTGGGATCATCACTGGCAGATTATTCGCGCCGCGCGGCGCCTCTTCGGTCCGATGAAGGTCAACTGCCACATCATCGTCGGCCTCGGCGAGACTGATCGCGAGCTTGTCGATTTGTTTTATCAGCTCAAATCCGAGCAAATTGCCGGTTATCTTTTTTCATTCAATCCCGAACCCGGCACGGCGATGCAGGAGGCGCCCCGCGCGCCCATTCAGCGCTGGCGCCGCATTCAACTCGTCAAGTATCTCATCGAAAATTACGATTTGCCACCCGATGCCATTGAGTTCGACGCGCCCGGCAACATTGCCCGGCTCGAGGCGCCGGATATTGGCGTGGACGCCGCCATCGACACCGGTTTGCCGTTCATGACCAATGGCTGTCCGGATCGCGATGGTGTCATGGCTTGCAACCGGCCGTATGGTTCGTATCGTCCCGGCGAGGAATACCGGGATTATCCTTTTGTACCCAACACGGATGATTTGGTGGTCATTCGCAAACAGATGAAGCTCGACGAAGTGTGGGCGAAAATTTCGTAG
- a CDS encoding radical SAM protein, translated as MAHLLKEYLRDPFLNRLYTEIRNAGPIKSIAVDLTHVCNIRCLGCYFFAEGMDRHHSPADEAVFDAFLAREKARGTNFVTVVGGEPSLALSRLKKIHDNFWMNVATNGLRKIPYEGFEKMPIGVAVWGDHQTDKRLRGSGKIAVFAKALENYRDDPRAFFYYTVTPGNAHEIESVVEQCVGNGNRVLFNFYCDLTGAGGDLDYRRGFDAARREIARMIERHPDKILMTSYFSRVVSTGWLYDEQWGYEVCTSISSDNEINQGRIKNGRPYNPHFRAYNADFVTTRRCCTGVDRDCASCFDTWEHFSWVMLNMKKHLGSQQEFTNWLTTMYLFYLINRIVDFDEGIKLLPEIHRRTSQAGGWLRAGKNKVMPSANSHHAPVPAIPQPVC; from the coding sequence ATGGCTCACCTGCTCAAAGAATATCTGCGCGATCCGTTTCTCAACCGCCTGTACACCGAGATCCGCAACGCCGGCCCCATCAAATCCATTGCCGTCGATCTCACCCACGTGTGCAACATTCGCTGCCTCGGCTGTTATTTTTTTGCCGAGGGGATGGACCGCCATCACTCGCCCGCGGACGAGGCCGTGTTCGACGCTTTCCTGGCGCGGGAGAAGGCGCGCGGCACCAATTTCGTCACCGTCGTCGGAGGCGAGCCGAGTCTCGCGCTGTCCCGCCTCAAAAAAATCCACGACAATTTTTGGATGAATGTGGCCACCAACGGCCTGCGCAAAATCCCCTACGAGGGTTTTGAGAAGATGCCGATCGGGGTGGCGGTCTGGGGTGATCATCAAACCGACAAACGGTTGCGTGGCAGCGGCAAAATCGCAGTGTTTGCCAAAGCATTGGAAAATTATCGTGACGATCCACGCGCTTTTTTTTATTACACTGTCACGCCCGGCAATGCCCACGAAATTGAAAGCGTGGTCGAGCAATGCGTGGGCAACGGCAATCGCGTGCTGTTCAATTTTTACTGCGATCTCACCGGCGCCGGCGGTGATTTGGATTATCGCCGCGGCTTCGACGCGGCACGCCGCGAGATCGCGCGCATGATCGAGCGCCATCCCGACAAAATCTTGATGACCTCCTATTTCAGCAGAGTCGTTTCGACCGGCTGGCTGTACGATGAACAGTGGGGTTACGAAGTTTGCACGAGCATCAGCTCCGACAACGAAATCAATCAGGGGCGCATCAAAAACGGCAGGCCGTACAACCCGCATTTTCGCGCCTACAATGCCGATTTTGTGACGACACGGCGCTGCTGCACCGGTGTCGATCGTGACTGCGCAAGCTGTTTCGACACCTGGGAGCATTTCTCCTGGGTGATGCTGAACATGAAAAAACATCTCGGCTCGCAGCAGGAATTCACCAATTGGCTGACGACGATGTATCTTTTCTATCTCATCAACCGCATCGTCGATTTTGACGAGGGCATCAAGCTGCTGCCGGAGATTCACCGGCGCACCAGCCAGGCAGGGGGATGGTTGCGGGCTGGAAAGAACAAAGTGATGCCCTCTGCAAATTCCCATCACGCCCCCGTCCCGGCGATTCCGCAACCCGTCTGTTGA
- a CDS encoding radical SAM protein has translation MPDPACWVIRRTHFPDHITFHTPGLKGYKTSEYDGHNAQEFVSISITGTACALGCEHCKMSVLKGMMALPQFEGSLFDLCAALARRGARGVLISGGSDRQGRVPLLPHIPDMIRVRRELGLALRVHVGLPDEETCEALAKVGIDGAMIDVIGHQDTIREVYHLDSTPEAYETALEHLARHNVPTVPHIILGLHFGRMLGEWRALEMIARHPPKILVLVILMPLNGTPMAVTRPPSLDEIGNFFATARKTLPATPVMLGCARPLGQIKFDIDRLAIDAGLNGIAYPAEGIVDYARQKRLTPNFINACCGVTW, from the coding sequence ATGCCTGACCCCGCCTGCTGGGTGATTCGCCGCACACATTTTCCCGATCACATCACCTTTCACACGCCCGGACTCAAAGGCTACAAGACCTCCGAATACGACGGCCACAACGCGCAGGAGTTCGTCTCGATCAGCATCACTGGCACGGCCTGCGCGTTGGGCTGCGAGCATTGCAAAATGAGCGTGCTCAAGGGCATGATGGCGCTGCCGCAATTCGAGGGCTCGTTGTTTGATTTGTGCGCCGCTCTCGCCCGGCGCGGGGCACGCGGGGTCTTGATCTCCGGCGGCAGTGACCGGCAGGGCCGTGTGCCGCTGCTGCCTCACATTCCCGACATGATTCGCGTTCGTCGCGAGTTGGGACTCGCCCTGCGCGTTCACGTGGGTTTGCCCGATGAAGAAACATGCGAGGCCCTGGCCAAAGTCGGCATTGACGGCGCGATGATCGACGTCATCGGCCATCAAGACACAATTCGCGAAGTTTATCATCTCGATTCGACGCCGGAAGCTTATGAAACCGCGCTTGAACATCTCGCGCGCCACAATGTTCCAACCGTGCCTCACATCATTCTCGGCTTGCATTTTGGCCGGATGTTGGGTGAATGGCGCGCGCTGGAGATGATCGCGCGCCACCCGCCGAAAATTTTGGTGCTTGTGATTTTGATGCCGCTCAACGGCACGCCGATGGCGGTGACCAGGCCGCCGTCTCTGGATGAGATCGGAAATTTTTTTGCGACTGCGCGCAAAACGCTGCCCGCCACGCCGGTGATGTTGGGGTGCGCGCGGCCGCTGGGACAAATCAAATTCGATATTGATCGCCTCGCCATCGACGCCGGCTTGAATGGCATCGCTTATCCGGCGGAGGGCATCGTCGATTATGCCCGGCAGAAAAGATTGACACCGAATTTCATCAACGCCTGTTGTGGGGTGACGTGGTGA
- a CDS encoding lipoate--protein ligase family protein — MPSSADSDGSTAKNSTPIRLLNLGLTESWRTQAVYHAVAELMHAEAPDTIIICRPQTPYLCLGYHQVFDATFDRAECVRRNLPVFRRRLGGGATYLDANQLFYQCVFHHRRVPVLLKALYQRMLAAPVAALRRLGLNAALCDLNEIEVAGKRIAGTGSGRLGEAAVVVGNFLFDFDYETMGRVWRVPGESFRLLALEAMKDRLVTLRQLGSFAVAAVEKILVEEFERTLGRPVLSGRLTAVEEARSRELAAQLTSPAYLNLHRGHGEVEPQQELKISANVFIRAAQTVCNGHVMWASVRVDHNCVAVARLDSQPPQNWQKHEAAMAGMPFQGWQNFWESFFQVAAAIPPAGCNMVA; from the coding sequence GTGCCTTCAAGCGCAGACTCTGACGGGTCTACTGCAAAAAATTCGACTCCCATCCGCCTGCTGAACCTCGGCCTCACCGAATCCTGGCGCACGCAGGCGGTGTATCACGCGGTCGCGGAGTTGATGCACGCGGAGGCTCCGGATACCATCATCATCTGCCGGCCGCAAACACCGTATTTGTGCCTGGGCTATCATCAAGTTTTCGACGCCACCTTTGATCGTGCCGAATGCGTGCGCCGCAACCTGCCGGTGTTCCGCCGCAGGCTCGGCGGCGGCGCGACGTATTTGGATGCGAATCAGTTGTTCTATCAATGCGTTTTTCACCACCGCCGCGTGCCGGTTTTGCTGAAGGCGCTTTATCAACGCATGCTCGCCGCGCCGGTGGCGGCTTTGCGCCGTTTGGGCCTCAACGCGGCATTGTGCGATCTCAATGAAATCGAAGTTGCCGGCAAACGCATCGCGGGGACGGGCAGCGGGCGCCTGGGCGAAGCCGCGGTGGTGGTGGGAAATTTTTTGTTTGATTTCGATTACGAAACGATGGGGCGGGTCTGGCGCGTGCCGGGCGAATCGTTTCGCCTGCTGGCGCTGGAGGCGATGAAGGATCGTCTCGTCACGCTGCGGCAGCTTGGTTCCTTTGCAGTTGCCGCAGTTGAAAAAATCCTGGTGGAAGAGTTTGAAAGGACGCTGGGACGGCCGGTGCTGTCCGGCCGCTTGACAGCGGTGGAGGAGGCCCGCAGCCGCGAGCTGGCAGCGCAGCTGACTTCGCCGGCATATTTGAATTTGCATCGCGGGCATGGCGAAGTCGAGCCCCAGCAGGAGTTGAAAATTTCAGCGAATGTTTTCATCCGTGCCGCGCAGACGGTGTGCAATGGACACGTCATGTGGGCGAGCGTGCGGGTTGACCACAATTGTGTTGCGGTGGCGCGTCTCGACTCGCAGCCGCCACAGAACTGGCAGAAGCATGAAGCGGCCATGGCCGGCATGCCGTTTCAGGGATGGCAAAATTTTTGGGAAAGTTTTTTTCAGGTGGCTGCGGCGATCCCGCCTGCCGGATGCAACATGGTCGCGTAG
- a CDS encoding lipoate--protein ligase family protein, with the protein MTWRLITDDNVSASFGLAADDALAQRVGIGASPPTLRLYTYRSHCALVGRFQNIENEIHLDYCRSHDIAVNRRPTGGGAIIMGENQLGVALMIPAGGEDTYGRARELMEKFSTGLIWALHQLDVPAQFRRKNDIEVHGRKIAGLGIHRAGNGGLLFHASLLVDLDVPLMLCVLNTPFEKISDKEIATVAARTTTVRRELGRLISLNEVRLKVAEGYARAFNTDMKGGDFTAEELNVINKLEQEKYLSRDWIFQATAVSDARGAAKMKTPGGLLEVKVTLAGRMLKAAYVTGDFFAAENAIADLEASLRWHASAPEAIATTLQRVHAKHQNELGAIPLRMLIETVQAAVEQALAAEANPYGCFVNPEAAHA; encoded by the coding sequence ATGACTTGGCGCTTAATTACTGACGACAACGTCTCCGCTTCGTTCGGCCTCGCTGCTGATGACGCCCTCGCCCAAAGAGTTGGCATCGGCGCCTCGCCGCCAACGTTGCGCCTCTATACCTATCGCTCGCATTGCGCGCTGGTCGGGCGTTTTCAAAATATCGAAAACGAAATCCACCTCGATTATTGCCGCAGCCATGATATCGCCGTCAATCGCCGGCCCACCGGCGGCGGCGCGATCATCATGGGCGAAAATCAATTGGGTGTTGCGTTGATGATTCCCGCCGGCGGCGAAGACACGTATGGCCGCGCGCGCGAGTTGATGGAGAAATTTTCCACCGGTCTGATTTGGGCGTTGCACCAGCTTGACGTGCCGGCGCAATTCCGCCGGAAAAACGACATCGAAGTGCACGGCCGAAAAATCGCCGGCCTCGGCATTCATCGCGCCGGCAATGGCGGCTTGTTGTTTCATGCCTCGCTGCTGGTCGATCTCGACGTGCCGCTCATGCTGTGTGTGCTCAACACGCCGTTCGAGAAAATCTCCGACAAGGAAATTGCCACGGTTGCCGCGCGCACGACGACGGTGCGTCGTGAACTCGGGCGCCTCATTTCGCTCAATGAAGTCCGGCTCAAGGTTGCCGAAGGCTACGCGCGCGCTTTCAACACCGACATGAAGGGTGGAGATTTTACCGCGGAAGAGTTGAACGTCATCAACAAGCTCGAACAGGAAAAATATCTCAGCCGTGATTGGATTTTTCAGGCCACGGCCGTGTCCGATGCGCGGGGCGCGGCAAAAATGAAAACGCCCGGCGGCTTGCTCGAAGTGAAAGTCACCCTGGCGGGCCGTATGTTGAAAGCTGCGTATGTCACCGGCGATTTTTTTGCCGCGGAAAATGCCATCGCCGATCTCGAAGCGAGTTTGCGCTGGCATGCGAGCGCGCCCGAGGCGATTGCCACAACGCTGCAGCGAGTTCATGCGAAACATCAAAATGAATTGGGCGCGATTCCTTTGCGAATGTTGATTGAAACCGTTCAGGCGGCGGTCGAGCAGGCGCTCGCTGCTGAGGCAAATCCTTACGGCTGTTTCGTCAATCCAGAGGCCGCGCATGCCTGA